CCCTCGGCAACAAACATCACGTCCTGCTGCATCGCAGCCACACCGAAGATGATTATCAGGTCACCCTTGCCGATACCGGGTTGGAGTCCATGACCGGTGGCCGCATCAAGGCGGTTGAACGCTACCTCCAGGAAGATACCTTCATGGTCACCTACGGTGACGGCTTGAGTGATGTCAACCTTGAACAACTCCTGGCCTTTCACCGCAGCCACGGCAAACTGGCCACGGTCACCTCGGTCAACCCCCTCTCCCGCTTTGGCATACTCAAAGTCGGTGATGATGGCCAGGTGGCTGATTTCAGAGAAAAACCACGTGTCGATGGCAAAATCAGCGCCGGCTTTTTTGTCTTCAACCGTGCCGTGCTCGACTATTTGGACAAAGGTCCAGCCACCATACTGGAAGAAGAACCTCTCAGTCGCCTTGCCCAGGATGGCCAATTGATGGCCTTCCAACATGACGGCTTTTTTTACGCCATGGACACCTATCGGGAGTATCAATATCTGCAAAAATTATGGGACTCCGGTGCCCCGCCCTGGAAGGTTTGGTCACCATGAGCAAAATCGCCCAGTGGTATCGGAATCGCCGGGTATTGATTACCGGTCATACCGGTTTCAAAGGCAGTTGGTTGACACTCTGGTTGCACCACTGGGGTGCGCGTGTGTCCGGTCTGGCCCTCCCCCCTGCCACCCAGCCCAGCCTGTTCCATGTGCTAAAACTCCCGACCCGCATGGCAGGACACCAGGAGGGGGATGTCGGAAATATGGCCGCTCTGCGGCATGCCGTGGAGACTTCCGATGCCGAGGTCATTTTTCATCTGGCTGCCCAAGCCCTCGTTCGCCCCGGTTATCAGGATCCTGTCACAACCTTCCACACCAACGTCATGGGGGTTGTCAATCTCCTGGAGGTGGTCCGGCAACGACAACGCCCTTGTGTGGTCATCGTGGTGACCAGTGACAAGTGCTACGCAAACCATGAGCACGTCTGGGGGTATCGGGAGTGTGATCCCATGGGGGGTGACGACCCCTACAGCGCCAGCAAAGGCGCTGCGGAGCTGGTAGTTTCCGCCTACCGTCACTCCTTCTTCCCTCCAGGAAGGATATCCGGGCACGGTGTCGCCCTGGCCTCGGTCCGTGCGGGCAACGTGGTCGGTGGCGGAGATTGGGCCAAGGATCGGCTGGTTCCGGATATCGTCCGTGCTGTGAGCTCCGGATCATCCGTTTTTCTACGCAACCCCAAAGCGGTGCGCCCCTGGCAACATGTCCTGGATCCACTGCACGGCTACCTTGTCCTGGGTGAGCGTCTGGCAAACGCCCAGGATCAGGCAACAACCCTCTGTAGTGGCTGGAACTTTGCTCCATTCAACCAGGACACATCCGTCACGGTGGGCGAGATCACGCAACGCTTCACGGAACTTTTCTCCGCGCCGCCCTGGCAGTTTGACGCTGGTCATCACCCCCATGAG
This portion of the Magnetococcales bacterium genome encodes:
- the rfbF gene encoding glucose-1-phosphate cytidylyltransferase; this translates as MQVVILCGGYGTRLRQETEFRPKPMVEIGGKPIIWHIMKLFAHYGMKQFILCLGYKSFMIKEYFINYEMMNRDFTITLGNKHHVLLHRSHTEDDYQVTLADTGLESMTGGRIKAVERYLQEDTFMVTYGDGLSDVNLEQLLAFHRSHGKLATVTSVNPLSRFGILKVGDDGQVADFREKPRVDGKISAGFFVFNRAVLDYLDKGPATILEEEPLSRLAQDGQLMAFQHDGFFYAMDTYREYQYLQKLWDSGAPPWKVWSP
- the rfbG gene encoding CDP-glucose 4,6-dehydratase — protein: MSKIAQWYRNRRVLITGHTGFKGSWLTLWLHHWGARVSGLALPPATQPSLFHVLKLPTRMAGHQEGDVGNMAALRHAVETSDAEVIFHLAAQALVRPGYQDPVTTFHTNVMGVVNLLEVVRQRQRPCVVIVVTSDKCYANHEHVWGYRECDPMGGDDPYSASKGAAELVVSAYRHSFFPPGRISGHGVALASVRAGNVVGGGDWAKDRLVPDIVRAVSSGSSVFLRNPKAVRPWQHVLDPLHGYLVLGERLANAQDQATTLCSGWNFAPFNQDTSVTVGEITQRFTELFSAPPWQFDAGHHPHEAHTLRLSIDKALNGLPWHPVWNVQTTIEHTARWYQNHQTNPEKMLTFSLDQIDTFLHDSRRTP